The proteins below come from a single bacterium genomic window:
- a CDS encoding FHA domain-containing protein, translated as MLVQCGCGAKYRYDERKFRGAQQKRLDCPKCGQVIVVNNPELFSTKMHNEVLDASLTRLKKPTFTLSVLRGMTGGMVIPLDRPRFTIGRLGADIEIDDPEASRVHAELRIQDNNVILHDLNSSNGTFVNGKRITEIVLQDDTEFRIGQTRFELHKVLLTFD; from the coding sequence ATGCTTGTTCAGTGTGGATGCGGCGCTAAGTACCGGTATGACGAACGGAAATTTCGTGGTGCGCAACAGAAAAGGTTAGATTGTCCGAAATGCGGACAGGTCATCGTGGTTAACAATCCGGAGCTATTCAGCACCAAAATGCATAACGAAGTTCTTGACGCCAGTTTGACCCGACTGAAAAAGCCCACATTCACCTTGAGCGTCTTGAGAGGCATGACTGGGGGGATGGTCATCCCGTTAGATAGGCCGCGATTCACAATTGGACGACTTGGTGCAGATATCGAAATCGATGATCCGGAAGCTTCGCGAGTCCACGCCGAACTTAGAATTCAGGACAACAACGTGATTCTGCACGATCTGAATAGCAGCAACGGCACATTCGTAAATGGGAAACGGATTACTGAAATCGTGCTGCAGGACGATACAGAATTTCGTATTGGCCAAACTCGGTTCGAATTGCATAAAGTATTACTTACATTTGATTGA
- a CDS encoding response regulator, which yields MNQATNETGQLEVILVETQPDAISAVNMMFSEIKECRLEVLHRYSEVLDRVSDRTPDLVLLSHGLPDGNCLDVVNQIAQKSPSTYVIVFLPQSEETLVGEYIKCGANGFAYSDKNFLSGILNAVKKALIRIVQQKSFLISSVSGTSFFPPNDDSFDLLNLSTLAVDEIVLHYRILEEIGEGGMGQIYRSEDLRLGRQVAIKVLPPRVTKNEKARLRLIREARLASSLNHPNIVTIYSIEETEKLSFIAMEYVPGESLWKILQNGPMELLKVLDIGIQVADALNAAHVAGLVHRDIKPANVMISPRGQVKLLDFGLAKPFLPSDDKNFQFTKDLSAVGVPVGTVSYMSPEQTRGEDVDSRSDIWSLGSVLYQAATGSLPFQGPSALSVMHDIATAELIPPSKVRPDIPLEFDHIMKKAMAKDRQDRFPSVSEFSDRLRRLKGSIDKDLSDPALQAALIRSLIEPPSGPVPKLPHRVLDSTPKIKLGRVFLVEDNEENRDMLSRRLQKRGFDVSSATNAEEGIKKIIEEQPDLVLMDISLPLMNGFEASGHLKTNPFSRNIPIIALTAHAMPDDKQNALNAGCDDYDTKPIDFERLMAKIHHWLDKKSSK from the coding sequence TTGAATCAGGCAACGAATGAAACAGGTCAGCTAGAAGTGATTCTGGTTGAAACACAGCCGGATGCCATCTCTGCGGTCAACATGATGTTTTCCGAAATCAAGGAATGCCGGCTGGAAGTGTTGCATCGCTATTCAGAGGTGCTTGACCGCGTCTCGGACCGAACTCCAGACCTGGTTCTTTTGTCACACGGCCTTCCGGATGGGAACTGTTTGGATGTTGTAAATCAAATTGCTCAAAAATCCCCTTCCACATACGTCATTGTATTCCTTCCCCAGTCAGAAGAGACTCTCGTTGGTGAGTACATAAAATGTGGCGCCAATGGGTTTGCTTACTCTGACAAAAACTTTCTCTCTGGAATACTAAATGCTGTAAAAAAAGCTCTGATTCGAATCGTACAGCAAAAATCGTTTTTAATCTCGTCTGTCTCGGGCACCAGTTTTTTCCCTCCGAATGACGATTCGTTCGATCTTCTGAACCTCAGCACGCTCGCCGTTGATGAAATCGTTTTGCATTACCGCATTCTTGAAGAAATTGGCGAAGGCGGAATGGGACAAATCTATCGCAGCGAAGATTTAAGACTGGGGCGCCAGGTTGCCATCAAAGTTCTGCCGCCTCGTGTGACCAAGAATGAAAAGGCGCGGCTTCGGTTAATCCGGGAAGCTCGCCTTGCGTCAAGCCTGAATCATCCGAATATCGTGACCATCTACTCAATTGAGGAAACGGAAAAACTAAGTTTCATCGCGATGGAATATGTGCCGGGAGAAAGCCTCTGGAAAATCTTGCAGAATGGGCCGATGGAACTACTCAAAGTGCTCGATATCGGCATCCAGGTTGCGGATGCTCTCAATGCCGCGCACGTCGCAGGATTGGTCCATCGTGACATCAAACCGGCCAATGTCATGATTTCTCCGCGTGGGCAGGTCAAACTGCTGGACTTCGGCCTAGCAAAACCGTTTTTACCTTCCGATGACAAGAACTTTCAATTCACAAAAGATCTAAGCGCTGTCGGTGTACCGGTAGGCACTGTTTCTTACATGTCGCCGGAACAGACACGAGGGGAAGACGTCGATTCTCGATCTGATATCTGGTCCCTTGGATCTGTGCTTTACCAGGCTGCAACGGGAAGCTTACCCTTTCAGGGACCCAGCGCTCTTTCTGTGATGCATGACATTGCTACAGCCGAGTTGATTCCACCGAGCAAAGTTCGCCCCGATATTCCTCTAGAGTTCGATCACATCATGAAAAAGGCAATGGCAAAAGATCGCCAGGACCGCTTTCCTTCTGTTAGCGAATTCTCTGATCGGCTAAGAAGACTCAAAGGAAGTATTGACAAAGATCTATCCGACCCCGCGTTGCAAGCGGCATTGATTCGTTCTCTGATTGAACCGCCATCCGGTCCCGTCCCAAAGTTGCCCCATCGCGTATTGGATAGCACGCCGAAAATCAAATTGGGACGCGTGTTTTTGGTTGAAGATAATGAAGAGAACAGGGATATGCTGAGCCGAAGATTGCAGAAGCGGGGCTTTGATGTTTCTTCCGCGACAAACGCTGAGGAAGGCATAAAAAAAATAATTGAGGAGCAGCCGGATTTGGTGCTCATGGATATCAGCCTCCCCTTAATGAACGGTTTTGAGGCAAGCGGGCATTTGAAGACTAACCCGTTTTCCAGGAATATTCCAATTATCGCGTTGACTGCCCATGCTATGCCCGATGACAAACAAAACGCACTAAACGCAGGCTGCGATGATTACGATACAAAACCGATTGATTTCGAAAGATTGATGGCGAAAATTCATCACTGGCTGGATAAGAAAAGCAGCAAGTAA
- a CDS encoding protein kinase: MIGPTLSHYTILQKLGQGGMGEVYSAKDQKLERIVALKILPRELALDPDRMGRFIQEAKAASAINHPNVASIYELSNDGDVHFIAMELVEGVTLQDLIKQGALSHPEIFEIAFQAASALEEAHSKGVIHRDIKPVNMMVNQKGQLKILDFGLAKVLRQPQEGLLQPVIPQTQSGILLGTVQYLSPEQALGRSIDGRSDIFSLGTVLYQLATGRLPFQGQNAIEMIENILHVEPEPPTKVNREVSPMLEYITLKCLQKDPAARYQSAGELRAELKTVVQPSGTTKITFPGQKFQWKRKHTLFAAIVVLLIVAGFSLMRLITGKQDIRSIAVLPFTNMNDNPQMDYLSDGITESIINSLSQVPTLKVLARGTVFSYKRKEADPRDVGDDLNVDAVVTGSIQEHQENLVISVNLVNARDGAQMWGEQYNRQSKDILDVQSEISKEISYQLRFKLTGEQQQKVTRQFTANTDAYHLFLKGRYFLNKRSEEGFRRAIEHFELAIQKDPNYALAYAGLADCYTLMPAWALLTPSVGHSKARVAAQKAIELDGSLAEAYAALAHTNHNYDWDWPAAEKNYKRAIALNPNYAIAVHWYASFLSEMGRRDEAIPMKQRALDLDPLSLIINADLGFLLYQCRRFDDAIVQLKKTLELDPNFPITYQYLGFVYEQKSNEDAIIAFRKASTLMPDSPELKAQLAHALALSGNRSEALHLLEEVVGSSQAEYVSPFDVAMIYLGLGEKQKSIDWLEKALAERSYQMSSIKVEPRLDSLRSEPRFKKIMEAMKFPG; encoded by the coding sequence ATGATCGGGCCAACTCTTTCGCACTATACGATCCTCCAGAAATTGGGGCAGGGTGGCATGGGCGAAGTGTATTCAGCAAAGGATCAAAAGCTCGAGCGCATTGTGGCGTTGAAAATCCTTCCACGCGAACTGGCGCTCGACCCAGACCGAATGGGACGATTCATTCAGGAAGCAAAAGCAGCCTCTGCAATCAATCATCCAAACGTCGCAAGCATTTATGAGCTGAGCAATGACGGCGATGTTCATTTCATTGCGATGGAGCTTGTCGAAGGAGTAACGCTGCAGGACCTCATCAAACAAGGGGCCCTGTCTCATCCTGAAATCTTCGAAATCGCATTTCAGGCAGCTTCTGCTCTGGAAGAAGCGCATTCAAAAGGCGTGATTCACCGCGACATTAAACCCGTGAACATGATGGTGAACCAAAAGGGTCAATTGAAGATCCTGGACTTCGGACTTGCAAAAGTGCTCCGTCAACCGCAAGAAGGACTCTTGCAGCCGGTGATTCCGCAAACACAATCGGGAATCCTGTTGGGAACGGTCCAGTATCTGAGCCCGGAACAAGCTCTTGGCCGTTCCATTGATGGACGTTCCGATATTTTTTCACTGGGTACCGTCTTATATCAACTCGCTACCGGCCGCCTTCCTTTTCAGGGCCAGAATGCGATTGAAATGATCGAAAACATTTTGCATGTTGAACCGGAGCCTCCTACGAAAGTGAACCGGGAAGTATCTCCTATGCTGGAGTACATCACTTTAAAGTGTTTGCAAAAGGATCCTGCTGCCCGTTACCAGAGCGCGGGAGAATTGCGAGCGGAGCTCAAAACCGTTGTTCAGCCATCCGGCACAACAAAAATCACATTCCCGGGTCAAAAGTTCCAATGGAAAAGAAAACACACCCTTTTCGCGGCGATCGTAGTTTTGTTGATCGTGGCCGGCTTTTCATTGATGCGGCTCATAACCGGTAAACAGGACATCCGTTCCATCGCTGTTTTGCCGTTCACAAACATGAACGACAATCCTCAGATGGATTACCTGAGCGATGGAATTACAGAAAGTATCATCAACAGTTTGTCGCAGGTTCCAACACTGAAAGTTCTGGCAAGAGGAACAGTTTTCAGTTACAAACGGAAAGAAGCTGATCCACGCGATGTTGGCGACGACCTGAATGTTGATGCCGTTGTTACGGGCAGCATTCAGGAGCATCAAGAAAATCTGGTGATCAGTGTCAATCTTGTGAATGCGCGCGACGGCGCTCAAATGTGGGGTGAGCAGTACAACCGGCAGAGCAAGGATATACTCGATGTGCAATCAGAAATCTCAAAAGAAATTTCATATCAGCTGCGTTTCAAACTTACGGGTGAACAGCAACAGAAGGTAACGAGACAGTTCACCGCAAATACGGATGCCTATCATTTGTTTTTGAAGGGCCGGTACTTCTTGAACAAGAGAAGTGAAGAAGGTTTCCGGCGCGCGATCGAACACTTTGAGCTGGCAATTCAGAAGGACCCGAACTATGCGCTTGCGTATGCAGGCCTGGCCGATTGTTATACGTTGATGCCCGCGTGGGCGCTGTTGACGCCTTCCGTGGGACACTCGAAAGCTCGCGTTGCAGCACAAAAAGCGATTGAGCTGGACGGTTCTCTCGCTGAGGCGTACGCCGCGCTGGCCCACACGAATCACAACTATGATTGGGACTGGCCGGCAGCCGAAAAGAATTACAAACGCGCGATCGCGCTCAATCCCAACTACGCAATTGCTGTTCACTGGTACGCCAGCTTCCTGTCTGAAATGGGAAGGCGCGATGAGGCTATTCCGATGAAACAGCGCGCGCTCGATCTCGATCCGCTTTCGCTGATCATCAATGCAGACCTGGGATTCCTGCTCTATCAATGCCGGAGATTCGATGACGCTATCGTTCAATTAAAGAAAACCCTCGAACTGGACCCAAACTTTCCGATTACGTATCAATATCTCGGATTTGTCTACGAGCAAAAGAGCAATGAGGACGCGATCATTGCATTCCGCAAAGCGTCCACGCTCATGCCGGATTCACCGGAGCTAAAAGCTCAGCTGGCTCACGCGCTTGCTTTGTCCGGCAACCGGTCCGAGGCCCTTCATCTTCTGGAGGAAGTGGTAGGATCGTCGCAGGCGGAGTACGTATCGCCCTTTGATGTCGCGATGATCTACCTGGGTTTGGGAGAGAAACAGAAGTCGATCGATTGGCTCGAAAAAGCTCTGGCGGAGCGGTCTTATCAGATGAGCAGCATAAAAGTGGAGCCAAGATTGGATTCGCTTCGCTCCGAGCCGCGTTTCAAAAAAATCATGGAAGCCATGAAGTTTCCTGGATGA
- a CDS encoding M48 family metallopeptidase encodes MNIFGVIILATLVGKFLLDMIALWLNLRLLNAHAPSQFSDLYDPEQYARSQEYTRVTTRFHVKETTFHLAVFLIFWFVGGFNWLDQIVRSWGYGSIASGICYIFLLGFAGGLLSLPFDFYKTFVIEEEFGFNRTTLRIFILDRLKGLLIAILLGVPLLAVLLSFFESSEDLAWLYAWFFATAYILFVQFIYPVWIMPLFLKFTPLTDGDLKQAIKDYAASVGFAFKDVYVVDASKRSSKANAFFIGFGKNKRIALFDTLVEQQTVPEVVAVLAHEIGHYQKKHVPIMMAVGILQSFVLFYLMSVFLSSPGLYEAFHMDQRSIYAGLVFFGMLYEPISFVSSIVMNVVSRRNELQADQYAVSTLGDAQNLISALKKLSVKNLSNLTPHPLHVFLNYSHPPLAQRIERMDRMGRAQT; translated from the coding sequence ATGAATATTTTTGGAGTAATTATCCTGGCAACTTTGGTGGGGAAATTTCTGCTCGATATGATCGCCCTTTGGCTCAACCTTCGTTTGTTGAACGCTCACGCTCCTTCGCAATTCAGCGATTTGTACGATCCCGAACAGTATGCCCGTTCTCAGGAGTACACTAGAGTTACAACACGTTTCCACGTCAAAGAAACCACTTTTCATCTTGCTGTTTTTCTGATTTTCTGGTTCGTCGGAGGATTCAACTGGTTGGATCAAATCGTCCGATCCTGGGGATACGGATCCATTGCAAGCGGTATCTGTTATATTTTTCTTCTCGGATTTGCCGGAGGCCTGCTCTCCTTGCCTTTCGACTTTTACAAAACGTTTGTTATCGAAGAAGAATTCGGATTTAACAGAACAACCTTGCGCATTTTCATCCTGGACCGGCTGAAAGGATTGTTGATCGCAATTCTGTTGGGAGTTCCTCTTCTTGCGGTTCTTTTGTCGTTTTTTGAATCATCCGAAGATCTGGCGTGGTTGTATGCGTGGTTCTTCGCAACAGCATACATACTGTTCGTTCAATTCATTTATCCGGTGTGGATCATGCCGTTGTTTCTGAAATTTACGCCGCTCACGGATGGAGATCTCAAGCAAGCAATCAAGGACTATGCCGCATCTGTCGGTTTTGCCTTCAAGGATGTTTACGTTGTTGATGCTTCCAAACGTTCGAGCAAAGCAAACGCATTTTTTATTGGATTCGGCAAGAATAAGCGAATTGCGTTGTTCGACACACTCGTGGAACAACAAACTGTGCCGGAGGTTGTGGCCGTCCTTGCGCATGAGATCGGGCACTATCAGAAAAAGCATGTTCCCATTATGATGGCTGTGGGAATTTTGCAATCATTTGTCCTCTTTTATCTGATGTCTGTATTCTTGAGCAGCCCTGGATTGTATGAGGCGTTTCATATGGATCAACGGTCGATTTACGCCGGTCTGGTATTTTTTGGAATGTTGTATGAACCGATTTCGTTTGTTTCGTCCATTGTTATGAATGTTGTCTCTCGCCGCAACGAGTTGCAGGCGGATCAATACGCCGTGAGCACCCTCGGTGATGCACAAAATTTGATATCCGCACTGAAGAAACTATCTGTGAAGAATCTTTCTAACCTGACACCGCACCCTTTGCATGTTTTCCTGAATTATTCGCATCCACCCCTGGCTCAACGCATTGAGCGAATGGACCGGATGGGTCGCGCGCAAACTTGA
- a CDS encoding amidohydrolase family protein, with translation MKKLFICLLVLIASIISAKEEEKEKEEKPKWDVNNPAPSMKEIAIDTEEGTWMSVDVSPDGKQIIFDLLGDIYSIPFAGGEARALTQGVAWDMQPRFSPNGKWIAFTSDRAGGDNIWIVKSDGSSPQQVTKEDFRLLNNPYWSPDSEFIVARKHFSSTRSLGAGEMWLYHRSGGEGVQLTKRPNEQKDAGEPSFSPDGRYVYFSQDTTPGLFFEYNKNSNTQIYVIQRLDRETGELQPYITGPGGSIRPTPSHNGKSIAFIRRIRGKSVLHINDIESGKVTTLFDGLDRDMQEAWAIHGVYPSMAWTPDDSAIVFWASGKIKKIDVATKEVSEIPFHVKSTRKIQNALRFPVAVAPEQFDVRMLRWVQVSPQGNQVVYEALGHLYVRNLPEGTPRRVTTQNDHFELWPSFSRDGKWIVYTTWDDQNLGSVRIAPAAGGEGKVIVAISGHYMEPVFTPDGTKVVYRSSAGGNLTSPQWSRNAGIYWVSAEGGKSTLITKKGARPHFGAANDRVYLNNAEPNEKPSLPGKSALFSVELDGSDERIHIRTEFATEFQLSPDEKWLAFVELWNAYLTPFVKSGGTIELGPKAKSIPVAKITHDAGEYLHWSGNSQSLHWSLGPELYTRDLKQSFAFIEGAPVKIPDPPKTGTNIGFKEKTDVPSGKVALVGARIITMKGEEVLEDATIVVNGNRIEAIGPKASVTVPSDGHVIDVSGKTIMPGLVDVHWHGGMGEEEVLPEQNWYNYASLAFGVTTIHDPSNDNSEIFGSSELARAGKIVAPRIFSTGTILYGAEGDFKAVVNKLEDAQFHLRRMKKIGAFSVKSYNQPRREQRQQIITAARELKMMVVPEGGSLFQHNMTMIVDGHTGIEHSIPVAKMYNDGFQLWIQSQTGYTPTLVVGYGGLDGESYWYAKTNVWENERLLTFVPREVIDSRSRRRTTAPEEEWNHFNNARIAAELYRKGVLVNIGAHGQREGLAAHWEIWMLSQGGLKPHEALRCATLNGATYLGMEKEIGSLEVGKLADLIVLDKNPLEEIRNSESVRYTMVNGRIYDAATMNEIGNHPKQRAPFFWQ, from the coding sequence ATGAAGAAATTATTCATCTGTCTTTTGGTATTGATAGCATCAATTATTTCCGCAAAAGAAGAGGAAAAGGAAAAAGAAGAAAAACCAAAATGGGACGTAAACAATCCTGCTCCATCCATGAAGGAGATTGCCATCGATACAGAGGAAGGGACGTGGATGAGCGTGGATGTCAGCCCGGATGGAAAACAAATAATTTTTGATTTATTAGGCGACATCTATTCCATTCCTTTTGCAGGGGGGGAGGCGAGAGCATTGACGCAGGGAGTTGCATGGGACATGCAGCCCCGCTTCAGTCCGAACGGCAAGTGGATCGCATTCACAAGCGATCGCGCGGGTGGAGATAACATCTGGATTGTGAAAAGCGATGGATCTTCTCCGCAACAGGTCACCAAAGAAGACTTTCGCCTGCTGAACAACCCTTACTGGTCTCCCGACAGCGAATTTATCGTTGCGCGCAAACATTTTTCTTCAACGCGTTCGCTTGGCGCAGGAGAAATGTGGCTCTATCACCGCTCCGGTGGAGAAGGTGTTCAGCTCACCAAACGACCAAACGAACAGAAAGATGCAGGCGAACCATCATTTTCACCCGATGGAAGATACGTGTATTTCAGTCAGGACACAACACCGGGTCTATTCTTCGAATACAACAAGAATTCCAATACACAGATCTACGTTATCCAGCGACTCGACCGGGAAACAGGCGAGTTACAACCTTACATCACAGGCCCAGGAGGCTCGATCCGGCCGACCCCTTCCCACAACGGTAAGTCGATCGCATTTATTCGCAGAATCAGAGGCAAATCCGTACTGCACATCAATGACATTGAATCAGGAAAAGTAACAACGCTGTTTGATGGACTCGATCGCGACATGCAAGAAGCCTGGGCAATTCACGGAGTATATCCGTCTATGGCATGGACGCCGGATGATTCGGCGATCGTTTTCTGGGCTTCCGGCAAAATCAAGAAAATCGATGTGGCAACAAAAGAGGTCAGTGAAATTCCCTTCCATGTAAAAAGCACGCGCAAGATTCAAAATGCGCTCCGGTTTCCTGTTGCCGTGGCTCCCGAGCAATTTGACGTGCGCATGCTTCGCTGGGTTCAAGTATCTCCGCAGGGAAACCAGGTCGTTTACGAAGCACTCGGTCATCTCTATGTTCGAAACCTGCCGGAAGGAACACCACGCAGAGTGACCACTCAGAATGATCATTTCGAGCTCTGGCCGTCTTTCTCACGCGATGGAAAGTGGATCGTCTATACAACATGGGACGATCAAAATCTCGGCTCCGTGCGCATTGCTCCGGCCGCTGGTGGTGAAGGGAAGGTCATCGTTGCAATATCGGGACACTACATGGAGCCTGTCTTTACTCCCGATGGAACAAAAGTTGTTTATCGCTCTTCCGCCGGCGGAAATCTGACTTCTCCGCAATGGTCGCGCAACGCAGGCATCTACTGGGTTTCAGCAGAGGGAGGCAAATCTACGTTGATTACAAAGAAAGGAGCGAGACCTCATTTCGGCGCGGCCAATGATCGTGTCTATTTGAACAACGCTGAGCCGAATGAAAAACCAAGCCTCCCGGGAAAAAGCGCGCTGTTCAGCGTTGAGCTGGACGGAAGCGATGAACGAATTCACATAAGAACCGAATTTGCGACGGAATTCCAGCTTTCACCGGACGAAAAATGGCTCGCGTTTGTCGAATTGTGGAATGCATATCTAACGCCTTTTGTGAAAAGCGGTGGAACGATAGAGCTTGGTCCCAAAGCAAAATCGATTCCGGTTGCAAAAATCACTCATGATGCGGGTGAATATCTGCACTGGTCCGGCAACAGCCAGAGCTTGCACTGGTCACTCGGCCCGGAATTATACACGCGTGACCTGAAGCAATCCTTTGCTTTTATAGAAGGTGCTCCGGTGAAAATTCCGGATCCGCCAAAAACCGGAACAAACATCGGATTCAAAGAAAAAACGGATGTGCCGTCAGGAAAAGTGGCTCTTGTTGGCGCGAGAATCATCACGATGAAAGGAGAGGAAGTTCTGGAAGACGCCACGATTGTTGTGAATGGAAATCGCATAGAAGCGATCGGCCCAAAAGCGAGCGTGACGGTCCCTTCCGATGGGCATGTTATCGATGTGTCGGGAAAAACGATCATGCCGGGACTTGTCGATGTGCACTGGCACGGTGGAATGGGCGAAGAGGAAGTGCTTCCGGAGCAGAACTGGTACAACTATGCTTCGCTCGCTTTTGGTGTCACTACGATTCACGATCCATCGAATGACAACAGTGAAATCTTTGGGTCCAGTGAATTGGCTCGCGCTGGCAAGATCGTAGCGCCCCGAATTTTTTCAACCGGAACAATTCTTTATGGAGCGGAAGGAGACTTCAAAGCTGTAGTCAACAAACTGGAAGATGCACAATTTCATTTGCGTCGCATGAAAAAAATCGGCGCATTCAGCGTAAAAAGTTACAACCAGCCGAGACGGGAACAGCGCCAGCAAATAATCACCGCGGCACGCGAGCTAAAGATGATGGTGGTCCCGGAAGGTGGCTCTCTGTTCCAGCACAACATGACCATGATCGTGGATGGTCATACCGGCATTGAACACTCGATTCCTGTTGCAAAGATGTATAACGATGGATTTCAACTTTGGATACAAAGCCAAACCGGTTATACACCGACTCTTGTCGTGGGTTATGGTGGTCTGGATGGTGAAAGTTACTGGTACGCAAAAACCAACGTCTGGGAGAATGAACGGCTCCTGACTTTCGTGCCGCGTGAAGTTATTGATAGCCGTTCGCGCCGGCGAACCACTGCGCCTGAAGAAGAATGGAATCATTTCAACAACGCACGGATCGCTGCTGAGCTCTATCGCAAAGGAGTGCTTGTGAATATCGGAGCGCACGGCCAACGGGAGGGGCTGGCGGCTCATTGGGAGATCTGGATGCTCTCGCAAGGCGGGCTAAAACCGCACGAAGCACTGCGTTGTGCCACGTTGAATGGCGCCACATACCTCGGCATGGAAAAAGAAATCGGATCGTTAGAAGTGGGCAAACTCGCAGATTTGATTGTGCTGGATAAAAATCCTCTGGAGGAAATTCGCAACTCGGAAAGCGTGAGATACACAATGGTCAACGGTAGAATTTACGATGCCGCAACCATGAATGAAATCGGGAATCATCCGAAACAACGCGCCCCCTTCTTCTGGCAATAA